The following proteins are co-located in the Castanea sativa cultivar Marrone di Chiusa Pesio chromosome 8, ASM4071231v1 genome:
- the LOC142607399 gene encoding protein TIC110, chloroplastic, with product MNPSTLTTSSSSSSTFLNPLPLPLRTSNNLNRRRRFRVSVPRNSSSDQSAPSTPSPPPPPPAGNKVFVGGKRELTGIQPLVASLSPPVRLASSALLIGAAIAAGYGLGSRFGKAQGNVATVGGAAVLGAAAASAAYAVSAAVPDVAAADLHNYVAGCDDPKVVNKDDIERIAKKYGVSKQDEAFNAELCDIYCQFVSSVLPPGSEELKGDEADTIINFKKALGIDDPDAAAMHMEIGRRLFRQRLETGDRDGDVEQRRAFQKLIYVSTLVFREASSFLLPWKRVFKVTDSQVEIAIRDNAQRLYASKLKSVGQDIDAEQLVSLREAQRLYRLSDELAMDLFKEHARRLVEKNVSSALKILKSRTRSVKVVKEAVEELGKILAFNSLLISLKNHPDADRFALGLGPVSLLGGDFDPDRMIDDLKLLYRAYVSDSLSSGRIEENKLAALNQLRNIFGLGKREAETITLDVTSKVYRKRLAQAVTGGDLEMADSKAAFLQNLCDDLHFDPQKASEIHEEIYRQKLQQCVNDGELDEDEVSALLRLRVMLCVPQQTVEAAHSDICGSLFEKAVKNAIASGVDGYDADVKESVRKAAHGLRLTRDVAMSIASKAVRQIFINYIKRARGAGNRTETAKELKKMIAFNTLVVTELVADIKGESSDTSSEEPVKEEAKQVEEKQFEEDEEWESIQSLRKIRPGKELAARLGKPGQTEITLKDDLPERERTDLYKTYLLYCLTGEVTKIPFGAEITTKKDDSEFVLLNQLGGILGLGANEIVEVHRSLAEQAFRQQAEVILADGQLTKGRVEQLDELQKQVGLPPQYAQKIIKSITTTKMAAAIETAVGQGRLTIKQIRELKGAGVELDSMISESLRENLFKKTVDDIFSSGTGEFDEEEVYEKIPSDLSVNADKAKRVVIQLAQSRLSNSLIQAVSLLRQRNQKGVVSSLNDLLACDKAVPATPVSWEVPEELADLYTIYLKSEPAPEKLSRLQFLLGIDDSTAAALQEMGDRNGPVGVEEENFVF from the exons ATGAATCCCTCTACTCTCACAacgtcctcttcttcttcttccactttCCTcaaccctctccctctccctctccgaaCCTCTAACAACCTCAACAGACGACGCCGTTTCCGTGTCTCAGTCCCTCGCAACTCTTCCTCCGACCAATCCGCGCCTTCCACGCCATcgcctcctcctcctcctccggcGGGCAATAAAGTCTTCGTCGGAGGCAAAAGAGAGCTCACCGGGATTCAGCCTTTGGTGGCCAGCCTCTCGCCGCCTGTCAGGTTAGCTTCCTCCGCCTTGTTAATCGGCGCCGCCATTGCCGCCGGCTACGGCTTGGGTTCTCGCTTCGGTAAGGCCCAGGGAAATGTCGCCACTGTCGGCGGAGCTGCCGTCCTCGGCGCAGCTGCTGCTTCCGCCGCGTATGCCGTGAGTGCGGCTGTGCCGGACGTTGCTGCCGCTGACTTGCATAATTACGTGGCGGGATGTGACGATCCTAAGGTTGTGAACAAGGACGATATTGAGAGGATTGCCAAGAA GTATGGAGTAAGCAAACAAGATGAGGCATTTAATGCGGAGCTTTGTGATATATATTGCCA GTTCGTGTCTTCTGTCCTTCCTCCAGGAAGTGAAGAACTCAAAGGTGATGAGGCTGACACAATAATTAACTTTAAAAAGGCTTTGGGCATCGATGATCCAGATGCAGCTGCCATGCATATGGAG ATTGGTAGGCGACTCTTTAGGCAAAGGCTTGAAACTGGAGATCGTGACGGTGATGTAGAGCAGCGTCGG GCATTTCAGAAGCTCATTTATGTTTCAACTCTTGTGTTTAGAGAAGCATCGTCTTTCCTTTTACCTTGGAAGCGTGTCTTCAAGGTCACTGATTCCCAG GTTGAGATTGCTATCCGCGATAATGCCCAGCGGTTGTATGCTTCTAAGCTAAAATCAGTTGGCCAAG ATATTGACGCGGAGCAGCTTGTTAGCCTTAGAGAAGCACAACGTTTATATCGACTTTCTGATGAG CTTGCCATGGACTTGTTTAAGGAACATGCAAGAAGGCTGGTGGAAAAAAATGTTTCATCAGCGCTCAAAATACTCAAGTCCAGGACAAGATCAGT CAAGGTTGTCAAAGAAGCTGTGGAAGAGCTCGGCAAGATACTAGCTTTCAATAGTTTGCTTATTTCATTGAAGAACCATCCAGATGCAGATCGCTTTGCCCTTGGGCTTGGCCCGGTTTCTTTACTAG GTGGAGACTTTGATCCTGACAGAATGATAGATGACTTGAAGTTGCTTTATAGAGCTTATGTTTCAGATTCTTTGTCTAGCGGTCGCATAGAAGAAAATAAG CTTGCTGCATTAAATCAATTGAGGAATATATTTGGTCTGGGAAAACGAGAAGCAGAAACCATTACACTAGATGTTACCTCAAAGGTATATCGGAAGCGGCTTGCACAGGCTGTCACTGGTGGTGATTTAGAAATGGCAGATAGCAAAGCAGCCTTCCTTCAAAATCTCTGTGATGACTTGCACTTTGATCCACAAAAAGCCAGTGAGATTCATGAAG AAATATACCGACAAAAACTTCAGCAATGCGTAAATGATGGAGAACTGGATGAGGATGAAGTGTCTGCCTTGCTAAGGTTACGTGTCATGCTTTGTGTACCTCAGCAGACTGTTGAAGCTGCCCACTCAGATATCTGTGGCAGTTTGTTTGAAAAG GCTGTGAAGAATGCAATTGCTTCTGGTGTTGATGGTTATGATGCTGATGTCAAGGAATCTGTGCGAAAGGCAGCACATGGCTTAAGGCTGACTAGGGATGTTGCCATGTCTATTGCTAGCAAGGCA GTCCGACAGATTTTCATCAACTACATAAAACGAGCACGGGGTGCTGGGAATCGTACTGAGACTGCAAAAGAACTTAAAAAGATGATAGCTTTCAACACTTTAGTGGTGACTGAATTGGTGGCCGATATAAAAGGGGAGTCATCTGATACCTCATCAGAAGAACCTGTAAAGGAGGAAGCCaaacaagttgaagaaaaacaatttgaagAGGATGAGGAATGGGAATCTATTCAGTCACTTAGGAAAATACGACCTGGCAAGGAACTTGCTGCAAGGTTGGGGAAGCCTGGCCAGACAGAAATAACTCTCAAAGATGACcttccagagagagagaggactgaCCTTTACAAGACATACTTGCTCTATTGCCTTACTGGTGAAGTGACCAAGATTCCCTTTGGTGCTGAGATAACGACAAAAAAGGATGATTCTGAGTTTGTTCTGCTAAATCAGCTTGGTGGGATCCTGGGTTTGGGTGCTAATGAGATAGTGGAAGTACATAGGAGCCTGGCTGAGCAGGCTTTTAGGCAACAAGCAGAGGTGATTTTAGCTGACGGACAGTTGACAAAAGGCAGAGTAGAGCAGCTTGATGAGTTGCAGAAGCAAGTTGGCTTGCCTCCACAATATGCACAGAAGATAATAAAGAGCATAACCACTACAAAAATGGCAGCTGCCATTGAAACGGCTGTAGGTCAAGGAAGGCTTACAATAAAGCAGATAAGAGAACTTAAAGGAGCCGGTGTTGAATTAGATAGCATGATATCTGAGAGCTTACGAGAGAACCTCTTCAAAAAAACTGTGGATGACATTTTTTCATCAGGCACTGGAGAGTTCGATGAGGAGGAAGTCTATGAAAAAATCCCATCAGATCTCAGCGTCAATGCTGATAAGGCAAAACGTGTTGTTATTCAGCTTGCACAAAGTAGATTGTCAAACTCTTTGATTCAGGCTGTGTCCCTGCTAAGGCAGAGAAATCAAAAAGGAGTG GTTTCTTCTCTTAATGACTTATTGGCTTGTGACAAAGCTGTACCTGCCACGCCTGTGTCATGGGAGGTGCCAGAGGAGCTAGCCGATCTTTATACTATATACCTCAAGAGTGAGCCAGCA